One genomic region from Plectropomus leopardus isolate mb unplaced genomic scaffold, YSFRI_Pleo_2.0 unplaced_scaffold86958, whole genome shotgun sequence encodes:
- the LOC121940441 gene encoding histone deacetylase 5-like has translation CVSVVQWPQEKPCPKAWASLERVIEIQSKHWPCLQSLSQTSGHSLLDGPSGAQGQSEKDEAETVSAMASLSVDVEQPGSDPDNTETS, from the exons tgtgtctctgtggtccAGTGGCCTCAGGAGAAGCCGTGTCCCAAAGCGTGGGCCTCGCTGGAGAGAGTCATCGAGATCCAGA GTAAACACTGGCCGTGTCTCCAGAGTTTGTCTCAGACAAGTGGACACTCGCTACTGGACGGCCCCTCGGGGGCTCAGGGCCAATCAGAGAAGGACGAGGCAGAAACCGTCAGCGCCATGGCGTCGCTCAGTGTCGATGTAGAGCAGCCGGGATCTGATCCTGACAACACGGAAACCAGCAG